In the Streptomyces sp. BHT-5-2 genome, one interval contains:
- the rph gene encoding ribonuclease PH: protein MSRIDGRTPEQLRPVTIERGWSKHAEGSVLVSFGDTKVFCTASVTEGVPRWRKGTGEGWVTAEYAMLPRSTNTRGDRESVRGKIGGRTHEISRLIGRSLRAVVDFKALGENTVVLDCDVLQADGGTRTAAITGAYVALADAITWAQHKKLIKHGRKPLTGTVSAVSVGIVDGLPLLDLCYEEDVRAETDMNVVCTGDGRFVEVQGTAEAAPFARTELDALLDLAVTGCATLDTAQQEALARTL, encoded by the coding sequence ATGTCTCGCATCGACGGCCGCACCCCCGAACAGCTCCGCCCCGTCACCATCGAACGCGGCTGGAGCAAGCACGCCGAAGGCTCCGTCCTCGTCTCCTTCGGCGACACCAAGGTCTTCTGCACCGCCAGCGTCACCGAAGGCGTCCCCCGCTGGCGCAAGGGCACCGGCGAAGGCTGGGTCACCGCCGAATACGCGATGCTCCCCCGCTCCACCAACACCCGCGGCGACCGCGAATCCGTCCGCGGCAAGATCGGCGGCCGTACCCACGAGATCTCCCGCCTCATCGGCCGCTCGCTCCGCGCCGTCGTCGACTTCAAGGCCCTCGGCGAGAACACCGTCGTCCTCGACTGCGACGTCCTCCAGGCCGACGGCGGCACCCGCACCGCCGCCATCACCGGCGCCTACGTCGCCCTCGCCGACGCCATCACCTGGGCCCAGCACAAAAAGCTCATCAAGCACGGCCGCAAGCCCCTCACCGGCACCGTCAGCGCCGTCAGCGTCGGCATCGTCGACGGTCTCCCCCTCCTCGACCTCTGCTACGAGGAAGACGTCCGCGCCGAAACCGACATGAACGTCGTCTGCACCGGCGACGGCCGCTTCGTCGAGGTCCAGGGCACCGCCGAAGCCGCCCCCTTCGCCCGCACCGAACTCGACGCACTCCTCGACCTCGCCGTCACCGGCTGCGCCACCCTCGACACCGCCCAGCAGGAAGCACTCGCCCGCACCCTCTGA
- a CDS encoding PTS transporter subunit EIIC: MSTASAAPAADKKKKGSGAMAVMQRIGRSLMLPVAVLPAAALLVRLGNADMLGRESFPTVITKIAGYMAAGGGAILDNMPLLFAVGIAIGYAKKSDGSTALAAVTGYLVFQKVLATFTDKNLPKVASVVDGKIVMSAAPVNAGVLGGVVMGLVVALLYQRFYRTKLPEWLGFFGGRRLVPILSAFAGLVIGVVFGLIWPVLGTGLHNFGEWLVGSGAVGAGIFGVANRALIPVGMHHLLNSFPWFQAGDYNGNHGDIARFLHGDPTSGQFMTGFFPIMMFALPAACLAIVHCARPERRKVVGGMMLSLALTAFITGVTEPIEFTFMFIAPVLYAIHAVLTGVSMALTWALGMKDGFGFSAGAIDFLLNLGIASNPWGLALVGLCFAAVYYVVFRFAITKFNLPTPGRESDEELAELQKAEAK; encoded by the coding sequence GTGTCCACGGCCAGTGCCGCCCCCGCGGCCGACAAGAAGAAGAAGGGTTCCGGCGCGATGGCTGTCATGCAGCGCATCGGCCGCAGCCTGATGCTGCCGGTCGCCGTGCTGCCCGCAGCCGCCCTGCTCGTCCGGCTCGGCAACGCCGACATGCTCGGCCGGGAGTCGTTCCCGACCGTGATCACCAAGATCGCCGGTTATATGGCGGCCGGCGGCGGCGCGATCCTCGACAACATGCCGCTGCTGTTCGCCGTCGGCATCGCGATCGGTTACGCCAAGAAGTCGGACGGTTCGACCGCGCTGGCCGCGGTGACCGGCTACCTCGTCTTCCAGAAGGTGCTGGCGACCTTCACCGACAAGAACCTGCCGAAGGTCGCGTCGGTCGTGGACGGCAAGATCGTCATGAGTGCGGCGCCGGTCAACGCCGGTGTGCTCGGCGGTGTGGTGATGGGCCTGGTGGTGGCCCTGCTCTACCAGCGCTTCTACCGCACCAAGCTGCCCGAGTGGCTGGGCTTCTTCGGCGGCCGCCGGCTGGTGCCGATCCTTTCGGCCTTCGCGGGCCTGGTCATAGGCGTCGTCTTCGGTCTCATCTGGCCGGTGCTCGGCACGGGTCTGCACAACTTCGGCGAGTGGCTGGTCGGCTCGGGTGCGGTCGGTGCGGGCATCTTCGGTGTCGCCAACCGGGCGCTGATCCCCGTCGGCATGCACCACCTGCTGAACTCCTTCCCGTGGTTCCAGGCGGGCGACTACAACGGCAACCACGGCGACATCGCGCGCTTCCTGCACGGCGACCCGACCTCCGGCCAGTTCATGACCGGCTTCTTCCCGATCATGATGTTCGCGCTGCCGGCCGCCTGTCTGGCCATCGTGCACTGCGCCCGTCCCGAGCGCCGCAAGGTCGTCGGCGGCATGATGCTCTCGCTCGCGCTCACCGCGTTCATCACCGGTGTGACCGAGCCGATCGAGTTCACGTTCATGTTCATCGCCCCGGTGCTGTACGCGATCCACGCGGTGCTCACCGGTGTCTCCATGGCGCTGACGTGGGCGCTGGGCATGAAGGACGGCTTCGGCTTCTCGGCCGGCGCGATCGACTTCCTCCTCAATCTGGGGATCGCGTCCAACCCGTGGGGGCTGGCCCTGGTGGGGCTGTGCTTCGCCGCGGTCTACTACGTGGTCTTCCGCTTCGCCATCACCAAGTTCAACCTCCCCACGCCGGGCCGCGAGTCCGACGAGGAGCTGGCGGAGCTCCAGAAGGCCGAGGCCAAGTAG
- the rdgB gene encoding RdgB/HAM1 family non-canonical purine NTP pyrophosphatase — MESQTGRPAAPRRLVLATRNTGKIAELRAILDAADLDVELVGADAYPDVPDVKETGVTFAENALLKAHALARATGLPAVADDSGLCVDVLGGAPGIFSARWAGRHGDDRANLDLLLAQLSDIADEHRAARFACAAALALPDGTERVVEGTLEGILRHTPAGTGGFGYDPVLQPLGETRTCAELTPAEKNAISHRGKAFRALAPVVRELVG; from the coding sequence ATGGAGTCACAGACCGGCCGCCCGGCAGCCCCCCGCCGCCTCGTCCTCGCCACCCGCAACACCGGCAAGATCGCCGAACTCCGCGCCATCCTCGACGCGGCCGACCTCGACGTCGAACTCGTCGGCGCCGACGCCTACCCCGACGTCCCCGACGTCAAGGAGACCGGCGTCACCTTCGCCGAGAACGCCCTCCTCAAGGCACACGCCCTGGCCCGCGCCACCGGCCTGCCCGCCGTCGCCGACGACTCCGGCCTCTGCGTCGACGTCCTCGGCGGCGCCCCCGGCATCTTCTCCGCCCGCTGGGCCGGCCGGCACGGCGACGACCGGGCCAACCTCGACCTGCTGCTCGCCCAGCTCTCCGACATCGCCGACGAACACCGCGCCGCCCGCTTCGCCTGCGCCGCGGCCCTCGCCCTCCCCGACGGCACCGAACGCGTCGTCGAGGGCACCCTGGAGGGCATCCTGCGCCACACCCCCGCCGGCACCGGCGGCTTCGGCTACGACCCCGTCCTCCAGCCCCTCGGCGAGACCCGCACCTGCGCCGAACTGACCCCCGCGGAAAAGAACGCCATCAGCCACCGGGGCAAGGCGTTCCGCGCGTTGGCGCCGGTGGTGCGGGAGTTGGTGGGCTGA
- a CDS encoding HNH endonuclease — MSSGVQYTRERLAEAATQCSDIDEVIAFFGTQPYTSLRRYLCRRFKHFGIDISHFRHCGSMTRRKTRPTPEVLRTAVAESVSLAEVLRRLGRPGNARQRAMLREWIAAERLPTEHFLGQAHLRGKPGPVPARRPEEILVQHDGRRRTTTRQLRRALREVGVPEQCARCGVGPEWLGKPMTLEVDHISGDWSDDRRENLRLLCPNCHAITSTWCRGGRRADRSAQ; from the coding sequence CGTGCAGTACACCCGCGAGCGACTGGCCGAAGCAGCCACGCAATGTTCCGACATCGACGAGGTCATTGCGTTCTTCGGCACCCAGCCGTACACCAGCCTCCGCCGCTACCTCTGCCGGCGCTTCAAGCACTTCGGGATCGACATCTCGCACTTCCGGCACTGCGGCAGTATGACCCGGCGCAAAACTCGCCCCACACCCGAGGTTCTGCGCACCGCAGTGGCCGAGTCGGTTTCCCTCGCTGAAGTACTCCGCCGCTTAGGGCGGCCCGGCAATGCGCGCCAGCGCGCGATGCTGCGCGAGTGGATCGCAGCAGAACGACTCCCGACGGAGCACTTCCTGGGGCAGGCGCATCTGCGCGGGAAGCCCGGCCCCGTGCCTGCCAGGCGCCCCGAAGAGATCCTGGTCCAGCACGACGGCAGACGGCGCACGACAACCCGTCAGCTGCGACGAGCGCTCCGGGAGGTCGGTGTGCCCGAGCAGTGCGCCAGGTGCGGCGTCGGCCCCGAATGGCTCGGGAAGCCCATGACGTTGGAGGTCGACCACATCAGCGGGGACTGGAGCGACGACCGCAGGGAGAACCTCCGATTGCTGTGCCCCAACTGCCACGCGATCACCAGCACCTGGTGCAGGGGAGGGCGACGAGCGGACCGTAGCGCCCAGTAG
- a CDS encoding PTS glucose/sucrose transporter subunit IIB, producing the protein MERTSAPGRGLNVRYRVKSARRKRRRPRQAGVDMASKAEKIVAGLGGLDNIEEVEGCITRLRTEVNDASLVDEVALKAAGAHGVVKMGTAIQVVIGTDADPIAAEIEDMM; encoded by the coding sequence ATGGAGCGGACGAGCGCCCCTGGAAGGGGGCTGAACGTGCGTTACCGTGTGAAATCCGCACGGCGGAAGCGCCGACGGCCGAGACAAGCAGGAGTGGACATGGCCAGCAAGGCTGAGAAGATCGTCGCCGGGCTCGGCGGCCTCGACAACATCGAAGAGGTCGAGGGCTGCATCACTCGCCTCCGCACCGAGGTCAACGACGCCTCCCTCGTCGACGAGGTCGCCCTCAAGGCCGCCGGCGCCCACGGCGTCGTCAAGATGGGCACCGCGATCCAGGTCGTCATCGGCACCGACGCCGACCCCATCGCCGCCGAGATCGAAGACATGATGTGA
- a CDS encoding PTS transporter subunit EIIC: MSADAAGAESGKGPEGSLRDRAAGLFQGLQKMGRSLQLPIAVLPAAGILNRLGQPDVFGAKGLGWDAVAKVFAGAGGALLDSGLGLPLLFCVGVAIGMAKKADGSTALAAVVGFLVYYSVLHAFPSACAVGQKYTQAGLWNGVCVDTSAKVTQAAFQNPGVFGGIVMGFLSAWLWQRFHRVRLVDWLGFFNGRRLVPIVMAFVGLVFAVCALFVWPPVGAGLMRFSEWLTALGAWGAGVFGVANRALLVVGLHQFLNIPLWFQFGSFTKPDGTVVHGDINRFLAGDPTAGQFTTGFFPIMMFALPAAALAMAHCARPHRRKEIAGMMLSVGLTSCVTGITEPIEYGFMFVAPALYVLHAVLTGVSMAVSWALGVHDSFSFSAGLIDYVINWGLATRPWLIIPIGLCFAGLYYVLFRFAITKFDLQTPGREPDEVGDAMERENVK, encoded by the coding sequence ATGAGTGCGGACGCAGCGGGCGCGGAGTCCGGTAAGGGGCCGGAGGGGTCGCTCAGGGACCGGGCGGCGGGCCTTTTCCAGGGTCTGCAGAAGATGGGCCGCAGTCTCCAGTTGCCGATCGCGGTGCTGCCGGCGGCGGGCATTCTGAACCGGCTGGGTCAGCCGGATGTCTTCGGTGCGAAGGGGCTCGGCTGGGACGCGGTCGCGAAGGTGTTCGCGGGGGCGGGCGGGGCGCTGCTGGACTCGGGGCTGGGGTTGCCGTTGCTGTTCTGCGTCGGGGTGGCCATCGGGATGGCGAAGAAGGCGGACGGGTCGACGGCGCTGGCCGCGGTGGTCGGTTTCCTCGTCTACTACTCGGTGCTGCACGCGTTCCCGTCGGCTTGTGCGGTGGGGCAGAAGTACACCCAGGCCGGTCTGTGGAACGGGGTGTGTGTGGACACCTCGGCGAAGGTCACGCAGGCGGCGTTCCAGAATCCGGGGGTGTTCGGCGGCATCGTGATGGGGTTCCTCTCGGCCTGGTTGTGGCAGCGGTTCCATCGGGTGCGGCTGGTGGACTGGCTGGGTTTCTTCAACGGCCGCCGGTTGGTGCCGATCGTGATGGCGTTCGTGGGGCTGGTCTTCGCGGTGTGCGCTCTGTTCGTGTGGCCGCCGGTGGGTGCGGGGCTGATGCGTTTCAGTGAGTGGCTGACGGCGCTGGGTGCGTGGGGTGCGGGGGTTTTCGGGGTGGCGAACCGTGCGCTGCTGGTGGTGGGGCTGCATCAGTTCCTGAACATTCCGCTGTGGTTCCAGTTCGGGAGTTTCACCAAGCCGGACGGGACGGTGGTGCACGGTGACATCAACCGTTTCCTGGCGGGTGATCCGACGGCGGGCCAGTTCACCACCGGGTTCTTTCCGATCATGATGTTCGCGTTGCCGGCGGCGGCGCTGGCGATGGCGCACTGCGCGCGGCCGCATCGCCGCAAGGAGATCGCGGGGATGATGCTGTCGGTGGGTCTGACCTCCTGTGTCACGGGGATCACCGAGCCGATCGAATACGGGTTCATGTTCGTGGCGCCGGCGCTGTACGTGCTGCATGCGGTGCTGACGGGGGTGTCGATGGCGGTGAGCTGGGCGCTGGGGGTGCACGACAGTTTCAGTTTCTCGGCCGGCCTGATCGACTACGTCATCAACTGGGGGTTGGCGACGCGGCCCTGGTTGATCATTCCGATCGGTCTGTGTTTCGCCGGGCTCTACTACGTGCTGTTCCGTTTCGCGATCACGAAATTCGATCTCCAGACGCCGGGGCGGGAGCCGGACGAGGTGGGGGATGCGATGGAGCGCGAGAACGTGAAATAG